Proteins encoded within one genomic window of Natator depressus isolate rNatDep1 chromosome 1, rNatDep2.hap1, whole genome shotgun sequence:
- the LOC141981029 gene encoding olfactory receptor 52D1-like has protein sequence MADFNLTPTDLSTFILLGIPGMEAAHVWISIPFSVFYIICLLGNFTLLFLVGKEQSLHKPMYLLLCMLALTDITTSTFVIPKALLIFWFNLKDITVGGCLTQMFFLHAVSIMHSAVLVTMAIDRYIAICNPLRYTTILTNIRIAKLWLVGLIRAVLFILPLPLLLSRLPFCANRIIAHTYCDHMAVAKMSCGDITINRIYGLVMAFVVMGFDLTIIALSYSLIIRAVLRINSKEAHHKALNTCTAHICVMMLAYPVGFFSTLVHRFGHDFAPQVHIILANVYFVIPPMLNPIIYGVKTKELRDKVVKYTYRICSPGTTYFNPA, from the coding sequence ATGGCAGATTTCAACCTCACCCCCACTGACCTTTCAACATTTATTCTATTGGGCATCCCTGGTATGGAAGCTGCCCACgtctggatttccatccctttctctgTGTTCTACATTATCTGCCTGTTGGGAAATTTCACGCTTCTCTTTcttgtagggaaagaacagagcctgcacaagccgatgtacctgctgctctgcatgctggcacTCACAGACATCACTACGTCTACCTTCGTCATTCCAAAAGCACTGTTGATATTTTGGTTCAATCTGAAAGACATTACTGTGGGTGGCTGCCTCACGCAAATGTTCTTCCTTCATGCGGTTTCTATTATGCACTCAGCTGTCCTTGTGACAATGGCCATCGATCGTTACATTGCtatatgtaaccctctgagatacaCCACCATCCTCACCAACATACGAATAGCTAAGCTATGGCTAGTGGGTttgataagagctgttctcttcattctgcccctgcccctgctcctgagcaggctGCCATTCTGTGCCAACCGCATTATCGCCCACACGTACTGCGACCACATGGCTGTGGCAAAGATGTCATGTGGGGACATCACAATCAACAGGATTTATGGTTTGGTTATGGCATTTGTAGTCATGGGGTTTGACCTGACAATCATTGCCCTGTCTTACAGTCTGATCATCAGGGCTGTCCTCAGAATCAACTCTAAGGAAGCTCACCATAAAgccctcaacacctgcacagcccacatctgtgtgatgATGCTGGCTTATCCTGTTGGATTCTTCTCCACTCTGGTACATCGGTTTGGCCATGACTTTGCTCCCCAGGTTCACATCATCTTGGCCAATGTCTATTTTGTCATTCCCCCCATGCtcaaccctatcatttatggTGTTAAAACCAAAGAACTTCGTGACAAAGTTGTCAAATACACCTACAGAATATGCTCACCTGGGACAACTTACTTTAACCCGGCCTGA